Proteins from one Hyperolius riggenbachi isolate aHypRig1 chromosome 2, aHypRig1.pri, whole genome shotgun sequence genomic window:
- the LOC137545410 gene encoding P2Y purinoceptor 2-like has product MGDGENRTYRCIFEEDFKYILLPVAYSIVFVFGFILNTVALYIFIFQIRPWKVITVFMFNLALSDLLYVISLPLLAYYYSKANDWPFSEPLCKLVRFLFYTSLYCSILFLLSISFYRFLAICFPIRFLKWGQIRYARITCVCIWVIIVAIQSPVLYFVTTSPQKDNTTVCHDTSSPELFDAFVAYSTVTLVLHFCLPFVFLLICNGFMIHVLVKPTRVATQATKSKRKSVKMIITVLVVFITCFLPFHVTRTLYYYYRLVDTAPCPVFNVVNAAYKSTRPLASVNSCIDPILYFLVWRFRINRNRGGNRGLTTQ; this is encoded by the coding sequence ATGGGTGACGGAGAAAATAGGACCTACAGATGTATCTTTGAAGAAGACTTCAAATACATTCTCTTGCCCGTGGCTTACTCCATCGTGTTTGTTTTCGGCTTTATCCTCAATACCGTGGCCCTCTACATTTTTATCTTCCAGATCCGACCATGGAAGGTGATCACCGTTTTCATGTTCAACCTGGCCCTCTCGGACCTTCTCTATGTTATCTCCTTGCCATTGTTGGCCTACTACTACTCCAAAGCCAACGATTGGCCATTCTCCGAACCCCTGTGCAAGTTAGTCCGGTTCCTCTTCTacaccagcctctactgcagcatCCTCTTCCTTCTCTCCATCAGTTTTTATAGGTTCCTGGCCATTTGTTTCCCCATCCGGTTTCTGAAGTGGGGTCAGATTCGCTATGCCCGGATTACTTGCGTTTGCATTTGGGTGATCATCGTTGCCATACAGTCCCCGGTTCTGTATTTTGTGACtaccagtccccaaaaagacAACACCACTGTCTGCCATGACACGTCCAGCCCTGAACTCTTCGACGCCTTTGTTGCCTACAGCACGGTGACTTTGGTTTTGCACTTTTGCCTCCCCTTCGTTTTCCTCCTTATTTGCAATGGCTTCATGATTCATGTGCTGGTGAAGCCAACAAGGGTTGCCACTCAGGCCACGAAGTCCAAGAGGAAGTCCGTCAAAATGATTATTACGGTTCTTGTGGTCTTCATCACCTGTTTCTTGCCATTTCACGTCACCAGGACTCTTTACTACTACTACCGTTTAGTGGACACTGCTCCTTGTCCTGTTTTTAATGTGGTTAACGCAGCCTACAAATCTACGCGACCGCTGGCCAGCGTCAACAGTTGCATCGACCCAATCTTATACTTTTTAGTTTGGAGGTTCCGGATAAAcaggaacagaggaggaaacaggggCTTAACTAcacagtag